From one Brachypodium distachyon strain Bd21 chromosome 4, Brachypodium_distachyon_v3.0, whole genome shotgun sequence genomic stretch:
- the LOC100839430 gene encoding uncharacterized protein LOC100839430, translating into MDSGESSSRLPPQRGLPRGRCGRRRRTTSPDPVPTPTRAAAAGSRCRRRLSNASGASSSSIEQNMNTPSSSMAQNVFVQLPEPSVSVTSPTHHHRRRFDIPSLLKKEHLQEQFLHLYILEALSIIVCIAIPSSGTMRDRNTSNPSYNLCCKGGRIKLPPYAPPPQPLMDLLTSQTSSTSRHFFEHIQQYNAMFAMTSMGAKVIESINDGHGPYVFKISGQVCHRIGTLRPCDGHPPEYCQLYIYDTENEITNRINVASSSQGSFHANQGIVASLIRMLDINNPIVQLFRSARERLDGYTSSDHYRIRIFGDVDAHGDIFSAPVASEVVGLIVSDVGATDIGSDLIVEDRSAGLQQINGKHRKFMSMQYPLLFPYREDGYHESLVYQQTPGSENLRRKKATMLEYYCYRFHDRTEDFNTPLKGKRLTQSYEVDAYCCVEGDRIGHYRKPSFQRKYRSAPYNSLANSVSSGVTSGSSAGQWVILPSSFTGGPRYLYQNYQDCIAICRKYGCPDLFITFTSNPAWPEIAEALASFPGQQPSDRPDIVDRVFKMKLNHLMDDIKKKKFFGPINAVVYTIEFQKRGLPHVHIILWLASEEPLDAEKIDLYISAQLPGPTTDPIGYEAISSFMIHGPCGPLKSNASCMSEGKCSKNFPNEFCEKTSIDSKGFAQYARPNNWMVVNRNGINIDNRFIVSHNVDLVVKYQAHINVERVNHDGMHKYLFKYVTKGFDCSRVGFYRSIGQNINEINNYLECRYVTPHEVAWRIFQYDIHHTDPSVERLPVHLPLENNVVYVEDDNLEEVISNPENLKTKLTAWLEANRRSSATQQHTYIEFPEHWTWHSNKHTKYWDVRKGSQRKIGRVANVSPAQGELFYLRMLLYVVKGSKSFSEIRTIGNHECPTYRAACESLRLLGDDQEWSRALTDAAQWATVPQLLQLFVTMLLFCEVTNPKRLFDEHVSSMSEDSTCKINWNPLLRANSSP; encoded by the exons ATGGACAGTGGGGAAAGTTCTTCCCGTCTTCCACCGCAACGTGGGCTTCCACGAGGTCGATGTGGCCGTCGTCGGCGCACGACATCGCCTGATCCAGTGCCTACTCCAACtcgggctgctgctgctggatctCGCTGTAGGCGCAGGCTATCAAATGCATCTggggcttcttcttcgtctatTGAACAAAATATGAACACACCAAGCTCATCTATGGCACAAAATGTTTTTGTTCAGCTACCAGAGCCTTCTGTTTCTGTCACAAGCCCAACCCACCATCATCGACGTAGGTTTGATATTCCTAGCCTTCTGAAAAAAGAACACCTTCAGGAACAATTTTTACACCTTTATATCTTGGAGGCCCTCAGCATAATTGTGTGCATTGCCATTCCTTCTTCTGGTACGATGAGAGACAGAAATACATCAAACCCATCCTATAATTTATGTTGCAAAGGAGGTAGAATCAAGCTTCCGCCTTATGCCCCACCTCCACAGCCCCTTATGGATTTGTTGACTTCACAGACCAGTTCAACTTCAAGACACTTTTTTGAGCATATTCAGCAATACAATGCCATGTTTGCTATGACTTCAATGGGGGCTAAGGTTATTGAGTCTATAAATGATGGACATGGGCCATATGTTTTCAAGATTAGCGGACAAGTTTGTCATCGTATCGGTACACTGCGTCCATGTGACGGTCATCCACCCGAATATTGCCAGCTTTATATATATGATACGGAAAATGAGATCACCAACAGGATAAACGTTGCTTCTTCTAGCCAGGGCTCTTTTCATGCTAATCAAGGGATAGTTGCCTCTCTCATAAGAATGCTTGACATAAATAACCCTATTGTCCAGCTTTTCAGAAGTGCCCGTGAAAGGTTAGATGGATATACATCCTCCGACCACTACCGTATTAGGATATTTGGTGATGTCGATGCTCATGGTGATATATTTAGTGCTCCGGTTGCATCCGAGGTTGTGGGGTTGATTGTGAGTGACGTTGGAGCAACTGACATTGGTAGTGACCTTATAGTGGAAGATCGTTCAGCAGGCCTTCAACAAATAAATGGGAAACACCGTAAATTTATGTCCATGCAGTATCCTCTCTTATTTCCATATAGAGAAGATGGTTATCATGAATCATTAGTATATCAGCAAACCCCTGGATCTGAAAATCTACGTCGCAAGAAAGCAACAATGCTAGAGTACTATTGTTATAGGTTCCATGATAGGACTGAGGACTTCAACACTCCATTGAAAGGCAAGCGATTGACACAAAGTTATGAAGTTGATGCTTATTGTTGTGTTGAGGGGGATCGGATAGGGCATTACAGAAAACCAAGTTTCCAGCGAAAATATAGATCAGCACCTTATAACTCTTTGGCTAATTCTGTATCAAGTGGCGTTACTTCTGGGTCTTCAGCCGGGCAATGGGTTATTTTGCCCTCTTCTTTCACTGGAGGTCCTCGCTATCTTTATCAAAACTATCAAGACTGTATTGCTATCTGTAGAAAATATGGCTGCCCAGATTTATTTATCACATTCACGTCAAACCCTGCTTGGCCGGAGATTGCAGAAGCGTTGGCATCTTTCCCTGGGCAACAACCTTCTGATAGACCTGACATTGTAGACCGGGTTTTCAAAATGAAATTGAATCATTTAATGGatgacataaaaaaaaagaaattttttgGTCCCATAAATGCAG ttgtGTACACAATCGAATTTCAAAAACGTGGTCTCCCACATGTTCATATTATATTATGGTTGGCCAGCGAAGAACCTCTAGATGCCGAGAAAATTGATTTGTACATCTCTGCTCAGTTGCCAGGCCCAACAACTGATCCAATTGGATATGAAGCAATTTCTTCTTTTATGATTCATGGTCCATGTGGCCCTCTGAAATCCAACGCATCTTGCATGTCTGAGGGAAAATGCTCAAAAAATTTCCCTAACGAGTTTTGTGAAAAAACCAGTATAGACAGCAAGGGTTTTGCTCAGTATGCTCGGCCTAACAATTGGATGGTCGTAAATAGAAATGGAATAAACATTGACAACAGATTTATTGTTTCTCATAATGTGGATTTGGTTGTTAAATATCAGGCTCATATAAATGTAGAAAGGGTCAACCATGATGGTATGCACAAGTATCTTTTCAAATATGTCACAAAAGGGTTTGACTGTTCCAGAGTTGGATTTTATAGAAGCATTGGCCAAAATATCAATGAAATCAATAACTATCTTGAGTGTCGTTATGTCACCCCACATGAGGTAGCATGGCGCATATTTCAGTATGATATTCATCATACTGACCCATCAGTCGAGCGCCTTCCTGTCCATCTGCCATTAGAAAATAATGTGGTCTATGTAGAAGATGATAACCTTGAAGAAGTAATTTCAAATCCAGAGAACCTGAAAACTAAACTCACTGCCTGGCTAGAGGCCAATAGACGATCCTCAGCTACTCAGCAGCACACTTATATTGAGTTTCCTGAGCACTGGACTTGGCATTCCAACAAACATACAAAATATTGGGATGTGCGTAAAGGTTCCCAAAGAAAAATTGGCCGTGTAGCTAATGTCAGCCCTGCACAAGGAGAGCTTTTTTACCTTCGCATGTTGCTCTATGTTGTCAAGGGTTCAAAGTCCTTTTCTGAAATCCGCACTATAGGGAACCACGAATGCCCAACCTACCGTGCAGCCTGCGAATCTTTACGCCTTCTTGGGGATGATCAAGAATGGTCCCGTGCTCTCACAGATGCAGCGCAATGGGCTACTGTTCCTCAGCTACTACAACTTTTTGTCACAATGCTTCTATTCTGTGAGGTTACAAATCCAAAGAGGCTTTTCGATGAACATGTCTCATCCATGAGCGAAGACAGTACATGTAAAATAAATTGGAACCCTCTGCTGAGAGCCAATTCATCTCCATAA